A region from the Medicago truncatula cultivar Jemalong A17 chromosome 6, MtrunA17r5.0-ANR, whole genome shotgun sequence genome encodes:
- the LOC25495081 gene encoding katanin p80 WD40 repeat-containing subunit B1 homolog KTN80.4 isoform X1: protein MTTKRAYKLQEFVAHASAVNCLKIGRKSSRVLVTGGEDHKVNLWAIGKPNAILSLSGHSSGIDSVNFDSSEVLVAAGAASGTIKLWDLEEAKIVRTLTGHRSNCTSVDFHPFGEFFASGSLDTNLKIWDIRKKGCIHTYKGHTRGVNAIRFTPDGRWVVSGGEDNTVKLWDLTAGKLLHDFKSHEGQIQCIDFHPSEFLLATGSADRTVKFWDLETFELIGSAGPETTGVRSLTFSPDGRTLLCGLHESLKVFSWEPIRCHDMVEVGWSRLSDLNVHEGKLLGCSYNQSCVGVWVVDISRIEPYALNSMNQLNGHSESKSSSGNTTVLNEITAKARLSVSQNPDPLLKETRSLGRLSVSQDSDTLKDGKYLASTGSAPSTPQRINSNSSSKTVSGGSTAVLNSTAQKRSSLKSHTTSSVPLINRSDIIPVIVPRTSTRPESVADSRKEVGVAGTTMPLSLQSKAVDIRKFTNNRDDGDKPPFSHVTEFAASKGSELSGFSDKNNLPASVSSTQDEGGGQKLNRDGCSIEVQKRGRMRSLLTLEKRERSLNFEEPRHRISHGRTPSVHVLPFSGRTHSISTEKATVSASDEDSIADLMEQHDEFISSMQNRSSKLKVVFRRWERNDVTEVISTMAKMGDHAVIADVVSIIMEKIDMVTLDLCTGLLPLLTDLLQSEMDRHLSISVEMLLNLVRVFGSVIYSTLSAKPSVGVDIEAEKRLERCNVCFVELEKVKGFLPSLMRRGGSVAKSAHELNLALQDVS from the exons AGTCTGTCAGGACACTCAAGTGGAATAGACTCTGTAAACTTTGATTCGTCTGAAGTGTTGGTAGCTGCTGGAGCTGCAAGTGGTACTATTAAACTTTGGGACTTAGAGGAGGCAAAGA TTGTTCGTACTCTTACGGGTCATAGGTCCAACTGTACATCAGTAGACTTCCATCCTTTTGGAGAATTCTTTGCATCTGGTTCTCTGGACACCAATCTTAAGATATGGGACATCAGAAAGAAGGGTTGTATTCATACATACAAGGGTCACACTCGAGGGGTAAATGCAATTCGGTTTACCCCAGATGGACGGTGGGTTGTGTCAGGTGGAGAAGACAATACTGTGAAG TTGTGGGATCTGACTGCGGGAAAACTCTTGCACGATTTTAAGTCTCATGAGGGCCAGATCCAGTGTATAGATTTTCATCCCAGCGAGTTTCTACTAGCAACAG GCTCTGCTGATAGGACAGTTAAATTTTGGGACCTTGAAACTTTTGAGCTTATTGGTTCAGCTGGTCCGGAG ACAACTGGAGTACGGTCTCTTACTTTCAGTCCTGACGGGAGGACCCTACTATGTGGTTTGCATGAGAGTTTGAAG GTTTTCTCTTGGGAACCTATAAGGTGCCATGATATGGTAGAAGTTGGTTGGTCTAGATTGTCAGATCTTAATGTTCACGAAGGAAAACTTCTTGGCTGTTCATACAATCAAAGTTGCGTTGGAGTCTGGGTCGTGGACATCTCG CGAATAGAACCATATGCACTCAATAGTATGAACCAACTAAATGGCCATTCAGAATCTAAATCCTCAAGTGGAAATACGACTGTATTGAACGAAATTACAGCCAAGGCTAGGCTATCTGTTTCACAAAATCCGGATCCATTACTGAAGGAAACAAGATCTCTTGGAAGGTTGTCAGTTTCTCAAGATTCAGACACCTTGAAGGATGGAAAATATTTGGCAT CCACAGGAAGTGCACCAAGTACTCCTCAAAGGATAAATTCTAATTCTAGTTCAAAAACAGTCTCTGGTGGTTCAACAGCAGTGCTTAATTCAACCGCTCAGAAAAGGAGTTCTTTGAAATCACATACAACGTCAAGTGTTCCACTCATCAATAGATCAGATATTATACCTGTTATTGTCCCCAGAACTAGCACTAGGCCAGAGTCTGTAGCTGATTCTAGAAAAGAAGTTGGTGTTGCTGGAACAACAATGCCATTATCTTTGCAGTCGAAGGCAGTAGATATACGTAAATTTACAAACAACAGAGATGATGGGGATAAGCCACCTTTCTCTCATGTGACAGAATTTGCAGCTTCTAAGGGTAGCGAATTAAGTGGTTTTTcagataaaaataatttgccTGCTTCTGTAAGCTCAACTCAAG ATGAAGGCGGGGGTCAGAAACTGAACAGAGATGGATGTTCTATTGAAGTACAGAAACGAG GGAGAATGCGCTCACTTCTCACTTTGGAAAAGAGGGAACGCTCTCTTAATTTTGAGGAACCTAGACACAGAATTTCTCATGGGAGGACACCATCAGTTCATGTGCTTCCTTTCAGTGGG AGAACACATTCCATATCCACTGAGAAGGCCACAGTTTCTGCTAGCGATGAAGATTCTATTGCTGATTTAATGGAACAACATGATGAATTTATCAGTTCAATGCAGAACCGTTCATCCAAGTTGAAG GTTGTCTTCAGACGTTGGGAAAGAAATGATGTTACAGAGGTCATTAGCACGATGGCAAAGATGGGCGATCATGCT GTGATTGCTGATGTTGTTAGCATTATAATGGAGAAAATTGATATGGTCACACTTGACTTATGTACAGGTCTTCTGCCCCTTCTTACCGACCTTTTACAAAGTGAAATGGATAG ACATCTATCTATATCCGTGGAAATGTTATTGAACCTGGTCAGAGTATTTGGTTCAGTAATCTATTCAACGCTGTCAGCTAAACCCTCTGTTGGTGTTGATATTGAAGCAGAGAAAAG GCTAGAGCGCTGCAACGTCTGCTTTGTAGAGCTCGAAAAAGTCAAAGGTTTCCTACCTTCTCTAATGAG AAGAGGAGGATCAGTTGCAAAATCTGCACACGAGTTGAATCTGGCACTTCAGGATGTATCGTGA
- the LOC25495080 gene encoding uncharacterized protein: MSSMACGCWYYNNYCCPPQSRLNSSSSSSSSSVLKRSPSTTCVFVCVSKSSKSKSNGGEIDKSIKGSGTTARGRRLLKIRQDKQQREQERVHNYPAWAKVLEDACKNDTELRAVLGDSIGNPQLMKERVEDRIRKKGKDFRRSKTGSVVASKVTFRDFNPLDSYIWFELYGSPSDRDVNLIGSVIQAWYVMGRLGAYNSSNLQMSNSSMDYDPLYDSDKGFKVMPSSFHDISDVEFQDNWGRVWVDLGTADYFAIDVLLNCLTNLSSEYLGIQQIVFGGRSMGDWEEGMTNPEYGYKYFKI; the protein is encoded by the exons ATGAGTAGCATGGCGTGTGGATGTTGGTACTACAACAACTACTGCTGTCCCCCACAGTCACGGTTgaattcttcatcatcttcatcttcatcttcggTGCTGAAGCGTAGTCCTTCTACTACTTGTGTATTTGTTTGTGTCTCTAAATcctccaaatccaaatcaaacgGTGGTGAAATTGATAAATCGATAAAAGGATCAGGAACCACCGCTAGAGGTCGGAGATTGCTTAAAATTAGACAAGATAAACAACAACGCGAACAAGAACGCGTTCACAATTACCCTGCTTGGGCTAA AGTCCTTGAAGATGCTTGTAAAAACGACACTGAACTACGTGCTGTACTTGGTGATAGTATTGGCAACCCTCAACTCATGAAGGAACGA GTGGAAGATAGAATTCGAAAAAAGGGTAAAGACTTTCGTCGCTCCAAAACTGGATCTGTTGTTGCCTCCAAAGTCACCTTTAGAGA CTTCAATCCACTTGATTCATATATCTGGTTTGAATTGTATGGTTCACCATCTGATCGTGACGTTAATCTAATTGGCAGT GTTATTCAAGCATGGTATGTCATGGGTCGACTTGGGGCATACAATTCTTCAAACTTGCAG ATGTCAAATTCGTCAATGGATTATGATCCTCTCTATGACTCAGATAAGGGTTTCAAAGTGATGCCGTCATCTTTCCATGATATCAGTGATGTTGAGTTCCAGGATAATTGGGGGCGAGTTTG GGTGGACCTGGGTACTGCTGATTATTTTGCCATTGATGTGCTTCTCAACTGCCTTACTAATTTAAGCTCAGA ATATCTTGGTATCCAACAAATTGTTTTTGGTGGTCGGTCCATGGGTGATTGGGAAGAGGGGATGACAAACCCTGAGTATGGTTACAAGTACTTCAAGATATGA
- the LOC25495081 gene encoding katanin p80 WD40 repeat-containing subunit B1 homolog KTN80.4 isoform X2, producing MTTKRAYKLQEFVAHASAVNCLKIGRKSSRVLVTGGEDHKVNLWAIGKPNAILSLSGHSSGIDSVNFDSSEVLVAAGAASGTIKLWDLEEAKIVRTLTGHRSNCTSVDFHPFGEFFASGSLDTNLKIWDIRKKGCIHTYKGHTRGVNAIRFTPDGRWVVSGGEDNTVKLWDLTAGKLLHDFKSHEGQIQCIDFHPSEFLLATGSADRTVKFWDLETFELIGSAGPETTGVRSLTFSPDGRTLLCGLHESLKVFSWEPIRCHDMVEVGWSRLSDLNVHEGKLLGCSYNQSCVGVWVVDISRIEPYALNSMNQLNGHSESKSSSGNTTVLNEITAKARLSVSQNPDPLLKETRSLGRLSVSQDSDTLKDGKYLASTGSAPSTPQRINSNSSSKTVSGGSTAVLNSTAQKRSSLKSHTTSSVPLINRSDIIPVIVPRTSTRPESVADSRKEVGVAGTTMPLSLQSKAVDIRKFTNNRDDGDKPPFSHVTEFAASKGSELSGFSDKNNLPASVSSTQDEGGGQKLNRDGCSIEVQKRGRMRSLLTLEKRERSLNFEEPRHRISHGRTPSVHVLPFSGRTHSISTEKATVSASDEDSIADLMEQHDEFISSMQNRSSKLKVVFRRWERNDVTEVISTMAKMGDHAVIADVVSIIMEKIDMVTLDLCTGLLPLLTDLLQSEMDRHLSISVEMLLNLVRVFGSVIYSTLSAKPSVGVDIEAEKRLERCNVCFVELEKVKGFLPSLMRGGSVAKSAHELNLALQDVS from the exons AGTCTGTCAGGACACTCAAGTGGAATAGACTCTGTAAACTTTGATTCGTCTGAAGTGTTGGTAGCTGCTGGAGCTGCAAGTGGTACTATTAAACTTTGGGACTTAGAGGAGGCAAAGA TTGTTCGTACTCTTACGGGTCATAGGTCCAACTGTACATCAGTAGACTTCCATCCTTTTGGAGAATTCTTTGCATCTGGTTCTCTGGACACCAATCTTAAGATATGGGACATCAGAAAGAAGGGTTGTATTCATACATACAAGGGTCACACTCGAGGGGTAAATGCAATTCGGTTTACCCCAGATGGACGGTGGGTTGTGTCAGGTGGAGAAGACAATACTGTGAAG TTGTGGGATCTGACTGCGGGAAAACTCTTGCACGATTTTAAGTCTCATGAGGGCCAGATCCAGTGTATAGATTTTCATCCCAGCGAGTTTCTACTAGCAACAG GCTCTGCTGATAGGACAGTTAAATTTTGGGACCTTGAAACTTTTGAGCTTATTGGTTCAGCTGGTCCGGAG ACAACTGGAGTACGGTCTCTTACTTTCAGTCCTGACGGGAGGACCCTACTATGTGGTTTGCATGAGAGTTTGAAG GTTTTCTCTTGGGAACCTATAAGGTGCCATGATATGGTAGAAGTTGGTTGGTCTAGATTGTCAGATCTTAATGTTCACGAAGGAAAACTTCTTGGCTGTTCATACAATCAAAGTTGCGTTGGAGTCTGGGTCGTGGACATCTCG CGAATAGAACCATATGCACTCAATAGTATGAACCAACTAAATGGCCATTCAGAATCTAAATCCTCAAGTGGAAATACGACTGTATTGAACGAAATTACAGCCAAGGCTAGGCTATCTGTTTCACAAAATCCGGATCCATTACTGAAGGAAACAAGATCTCTTGGAAGGTTGTCAGTTTCTCAAGATTCAGACACCTTGAAGGATGGAAAATATTTGGCAT CCACAGGAAGTGCACCAAGTACTCCTCAAAGGATAAATTCTAATTCTAGTTCAAAAACAGTCTCTGGTGGTTCAACAGCAGTGCTTAATTCAACCGCTCAGAAAAGGAGTTCTTTGAAATCACATACAACGTCAAGTGTTCCACTCATCAATAGATCAGATATTATACCTGTTATTGTCCCCAGAACTAGCACTAGGCCAGAGTCTGTAGCTGATTCTAGAAAAGAAGTTGGTGTTGCTGGAACAACAATGCCATTATCTTTGCAGTCGAAGGCAGTAGATATACGTAAATTTACAAACAACAGAGATGATGGGGATAAGCCACCTTTCTCTCATGTGACAGAATTTGCAGCTTCTAAGGGTAGCGAATTAAGTGGTTTTTcagataaaaataatttgccTGCTTCTGTAAGCTCAACTCAAG ATGAAGGCGGGGGTCAGAAACTGAACAGAGATGGATGTTCTATTGAAGTACAGAAACGAG GGAGAATGCGCTCACTTCTCACTTTGGAAAAGAGGGAACGCTCTCTTAATTTTGAGGAACCTAGACACAGAATTTCTCATGGGAGGACACCATCAGTTCATGTGCTTCCTTTCAGTGGG AGAACACATTCCATATCCACTGAGAAGGCCACAGTTTCTGCTAGCGATGAAGATTCTATTGCTGATTTAATGGAACAACATGATGAATTTATCAGTTCAATGCAGAACCGTTCATCCAAGTTGAAG GTTGTCTTCAGACGTTGGGAAAGAAATGATGTTACAGAGGTCATTAGCACGATGGCAAAGATGGGCGATCATGCT GTGATTGCTGATGTTGTTAGCATTATAATGGAGAAAATTGATATGGTCACACTTGACTTATGTACAGGTCTTCTGCCCCTTCTTACCGACCTTTTACAAAGTGAAATGGATAG ACATCTATCTATATCCGTGGAAATGTTATTGAACCTGGTCAGAGTATTTGGTTCAGTAATCTATTCAACGCTGTCAGCTAAACCCTCTGTTGGTGTTGATATTGAAGCAGAGAAAAG GCTAGAGCGCTGCAACGTCTGCTTTGTAGAGCTCGAAAAAGTCAAAGGTTTCCTACCTTCTCTAATGAG AGGAGGATCAGTTGCAAAATCTGCACACGAGTTGAATCTGGCACTTCAGGATGTATCGTGA
- the LOC25495079 gene encoding pyruvate kinase, cytosolic isozyme, translated as MSNIDIEGILNQLPNDGRVPKTKIVCTLGPASRSVEMIEKLLKAGMNVARFNFSHGTHQYHQETLDNLKSAMHSTGILCAVMLDTKGPEIRTGFLKDGKPIQLKEGQEITITTDYEIKGDPEMISMSYKKLPVHLKPGNTILCSDGTISLTVLSCDQEAGTVRCRCQNSAMLGERKNVNLPGVVVDLPTLTDKDKEDILQWGVPNNIDMIALSFVRKGSDLVNVRKVLGPHAKHIQLMSKVENQEGVMNFDEILRETDAFMVARGDLGMEIPVEKIFLAQKMMIYKCNLVGKPVVTATQMLESMIKSPRPTRAEATDVANAVLDGTDCVMLSGESAAGAYPELAVKIMARICIEAESSLDYGAIFKEMIRSTPLPMSPLESLASSAVRTANKARAKLIVVLTRGGSTAKLVAKYRPAVPILSVVVPVLTTDSFDWTCSDEAPARHSLIYRGLIPILAEGSARATDAESTDAILEASLKSATQKGLCKPGDAVVALHRIGAASVIKICIVK; from the exons ATGATTGAGAAGCTTCTTAAAGCTGGTATGAATGTTGCTCGTTTCAATTTCTCACATGGTACTCATCAATATCATCAGGAAACCCTTGATAATCTCAAGTCTGCTATGCACTCTACTGGTATTCTCTGCGCTGTCATGCTCGACACCAAG GGGCCTGAGATTCGGACTGGCTTTCTCAAAGATGGAAAACCTATTCAACTCAAAGAAGGACAAGAAATCACCATAACTACTGATTATGAAATCAAGGGAGATCCAGAGATGATATCAATGAGTTATAAGAAACTTCCTGTCCACTTGAAGCCTGGAAATACCATACTATGCTCTGATGGAACAATCAGTCTCACTGTTTTGTCCTGTGATCAAGAAGCCGGTACTGTTAGATGTCGCTGTCAAAACTCTGCAATGTTGGGGGAGAGGAAAAATGTCAATCTCCCTGGTGTTGTAGTGGATCTTCCCACTCTTACTGACAAGGATAAGGAAGATATTCTCCAATGGGGTGTCCCTAACAATATTGATATGATTGCTCTTTCATTTGTTCGTAAGGGCTCTGATCTTGTTAATGTCCGCAAGGTTCTCGGGCCACATGCTAAGCATATTCAGTTGATGTCAAAG GTTGAGAATCAGGAGGGAGTCATGAACTTTGATGAGATCCTGCGTGAGACTGATGCATTCATGGTGGCACGTGGTGATCTTGGAATGGAGATCCCAGTTGAGAAGATATTCCTAGCACAGAAAATGATGATTTATAAGTGTAATCTTGTTGGCAAGCCTGTGGTGACTGCTACTCAGATGCTTGAATCCATGATCAAATCTCCCCGGCCAACCCGAGCTGAAGCAACTGATGTAGCCAATGCAGTTCTTGATGGAACGGATTGCGTCATGCTTAGTGGTGAAAGTGCTGCTGGAGCTTACCCTGAACTTGCTGTGAAAATCATGGCCCGCATTTGTATTGAAGCTGAATCATCCCTTGACTATGGTGCTATCTTCAAAGAGATGATAAGGTCTACTCCATTGCCTATGAGTCCATTGGAAAGCCTTGCATCATCTGCTGTACGCACAGCCAATAAGGCCAGAGCGAAACTCATTGTTGTGCTGACACGAGGTGGGAGTACAGCCAAGTTAGTTGCTAAGTATAGGCCAGCTGTTCCAATCTTGTCTGTGGTAGTTCCGGTTTTGACCACAGACTCATTTGATTGGACCTGCAGTGATGAGGCACCAGCAAGACACAGCTTAATATACAGAGGCTTGATTCCTATATTGGCAGAAGGATCTGCAAGAGCTACTGATGCAGAATCTACAGATGCAATTCTGGAGGCTTCCCTTAAGTCAGCAACGCAAAAGGGGCTTTGTAAACCTGGTGACGCAGTTGTTGCTCTTCATCGTATTGGAGCTGCTTCTGTTATAAAGATCTGCATAGTGAAGTGA